A region of Jannaschia sp. W003 DNA encodes the following proteins:
- a CDS encoding ABC transporter permease subunit (The N-terminal region of this protein, as described by TIGR01726, is a three transmembrane segment that identifies a subfamily of ABC transporter permease subunits, which specificities that include histidine, arginine, glutamine, glutamate, L-cystine (sic), the opines (in Agrobacterium) octopine and nopaline, etc.), with the protein MSCWETVQSYALRSLGYGERLLPRSDFTLCEQFVLIGSGMIWNVYFGALALLAGFALATLLAVGKASPHPWARKPAEWFVFLFRGSPLFIQFFFAYFAFLALKGPLPVFTPFTSAWAGALVVLFCNTAAYSGEIFFGALQSVPRGDLEAASAYGLTGWRRFRRITWPTMLRLAWPAYTNEAIFLFHATTLVFFTGFPARQQRGDALYYASYFADKTFNPFVPYPILAGYFILLTLGIIALMGTINRRLNRHLPAERRAPMRLRPAFLR; encoded by the coding sequence ATGAGCTGCTGGGAGACGGTCCAGTCCTACGCCCTGCGCTCGCTGGGCTACGGCGAGCGCCTGCTGCCCCGCTCCGACTTCACCTTGTGCGAGCAGTTCGTGCTGATCGGCTCGGGCATGATCTGGAACGTCTACTTCGGCGCCCTTGCCCTGCTCGCGGGCTTCGCCCTTGCCACGCTGCTGGCCGTGGGCAAGGCCAGCCCGCACCCCTGGGCCCGCAAGCCCGCGGAGTGGTTCGTGTTCCTGTTCCGCGGCTCGCCGCTCTTCATCCAGTTCTTCTTCGCCTACTTCGCGTTCCTGGCCCTGAAGGGCCCGCTGCCGGTCTTCACGCCCTTCACCTCGGCCTGGGCCGGCGCGCTGGTCGTCCTGTTCTGCAACACCGCCGCCTACTCGGGCGAGATCTTCTTCGGCGCGCTCCAGTCGGTGCCGCGCGGCGACCTGGAGGCGGCCTCGGCCTACGGGCTCACGGGCTGGCGCCGGTTCCGCCGCATCACCTGGCCCACGATGCTGCGGCTGGCCTGGCCCGCCTACACCAACGAGGCGATCTTCCTGTTCCACGCCACCACGCTGGTGTTCTTCACCGGCTTCCCGGCGCGCCAGCAGCGGGGCGACGCGCTGTATTACGCCAGCTACTTCGCGGACAAGACGTTCAACCCCTTCGTCCCCTACCCCATCCTCGCAGGCTACTTCATCCTGCTCACCCTCGGGATCATCGCGCTCATGGGCACCATCAATCGCCGCCTCAACCGGCACCTGCCCGCCGAGCGCCGCGCGCCGATGCGCCTGCGCCCCGCCTTCCTGCGATGA
- a CDS encoding CAP domain-containing protein: MDGSTVTSASRGPVAPAARPDAAKALRLASEARQRHGMPALRHDPLLARAAEGHARWMARANVTKHRGAGGTGMRERILATGYDACWGAENVASGQFSAPEVVADWMGSPGHRRNVLDANLAEAAVGVAEGPNGLLYWAMVMARPCGDAG, encoded by the coding sequence ATGGACGGCTCCACCGTGACCAGCGCCTCGCGCGGTCCCGTGGCGCCCGCCGCCCGTCCCGACGCCGCGAAGGCGCTGCGGCTGGCCTCGGAGGCGAGGCAGCGCCACGGCATGCCCGCGCTGCGCCACGACCCGCTGCTCGCGCGCGCGGCCGAGGGGCACGCCCGCTGGATGGCACGCGCCAACGTCACGAAGCACCGCGGCGCGGGCGGCACCGGCATGCGCGAGCGCATCCTCGCCACCGGCTACGACGCCTGCTGGGGCGCCGAGAACGTGGCCTCGGGGCAGTTCTCGGCCCCCGAGGTGGTCGCGGACTGGATGGGGTCGCCCGGCCACCGCCGCAACGTGCTCGACGCCAACCTCGCGGAGGCCGCGGTGGGCGTGGCGGAGGGGCCGAACGGCCTGCTCTACTGGGCGATGGTGATGGCGCGGCCCTGTGGCGATGCGGGCTAG
- a CDS encoding ABC transporter permease, which produces MFAACADPSTLEGLGWLACYLTTGKHLSFYAAFGTVLVLLAVTAPTALAFGMGGAMAARSPLPPLAWLGRGYIAIVRGVPDIAFFLFFVIALDQGFEWLRHHALCPDWDQPVRQGNDFIVCAAAKLPLGNAPQWVHEVYGFALAVLTFAIVFGAFAANVLFGAMRAVPRAQVETAEAYGMTPRQAFRRVVVPQMWIYALPGLGNLWMILVKATPLLFLLGVEDIVYWARELGASKTARFSDYPHGDWTIWYFLALLVFYLAFTKLSEIVLARLTRRLSHGQATAGGEALRRAAPAGPAA; this is translated from the coding sequence GTGTTCGCCGCCTGCGCCGACCCTTCCACCCTCGAGGGCCTCGGCTGGCTCGCCTGCTACCTCACGACCGGCAAGCACCTGAGCTTCTACGCCGCCTTCGGCACCGTGCTGGTGCTGCTGGCCGTGACCGCCCCCACGGCGCTGGCCTTCGGCATGGGGGGCGCCATGGCGGCGCGCTCGCCGCTCCCGCCCCTCGCGTGGCTGGGCCGGGGCTACATCGCCATCGTGCGCGGCGTGCCCGACATCGCCTTCTTCCTGTTCTTCGTGATCGCCCTCGACCAGGGCTTCGAGTGGCTGCGCCACCACGCCCTGTGCCCCGACTGGGACCAGCCCGTGCGCCAGGGCAACGACTTCATCGTCTGCGCCGCAGCCAAGCTTCCCCTGGGCAACGCGCCCCAGTGGGTCCACGAGGTCTACGGCTTCGCGCTCGCCGTCCTCACCTTCGCGATCGTGTTCGGCGCCTTTGCGGCCAACGTCCTCTTCGGCGCCATGCGCGCCGTGCCCCGCGCGCAGGTGGAGACCGCCGAGGCCTACGGCATGACGCCGCGCCAGGCCTTCCGCCGGGTGGTGGTGCCGCAGATGTGGATCTACGCGCTGCCGGGCCTCGGCAACCTGTGGATGATCCTCGTGAAGGCCACGCCGCTCCTGTTCCTGCTCGGCGTCGAGGATATCGTCTACTGGGCGCGCGAGCTGGGCGCCTCCAAGACCGCGCGCTTCTCGGACTACCCCCACGGCGACTGGACCATCTGGTACTTCCTGGCCCTGCTGGTCTTCTACCTCGCCTTCACGAAGCTGTCCGAGATCGTGCTCGCCCGCCTCACCCGCCGCCTCAGCCATGGGCAGGCCACGGCGGGCGGCGAGGCACTGCGCCGGGCCGCGCCCGCGGGGCCGGCGGCATGA
- a CDS encoding amino acid ABC transporter ATP-binding protein, whose translation MPEAAVIEVRDLHKSYGALEVLRGVDLRAPQGQVVSLIGSSGSGKSTLLRCVNLLEDSQDGEVLFEGEPVRWRGKGHHRHPADAKQVTRIRTNLSMVFQQFNLWSHMTVLQNVTEAPVHVLKRDPAEVEERARHYLDKVGIGDKADAWPAQLSGGQQQRAAIARALCMEPRALLFDEPTSALDPELEQEVVRVIKALAEEGRTMLLVTHDMDMARDCSDHVIFLHKGRIEEEGAPGALFSQPRSERLRQFLSATAA comes from the coding sequence GTGCCCGAAGCCGCCGTCATCGAAGTCCGAGACCTCCACAAATCCTACGGGGCGCTCGAGGTGCTGCGGGGCGTGGACCTCCGGGCGCCGCAGGGGCAGGTCGTCTCGCTGATCGGCTCGTCGGGCTCCGGCAAGTCCACGCTCCTGCGCTGCGTGAACCTCCTGGAGGACAGCCAGGACGGCGAGGTCCTGTTCGAGGGCGAGCCGGTGCGCTGGCGCGGCAAGGGGCACCACCGCCACCCGGCCGACGCGAAGCAGGTGACGCGCATCCGCACCAACCTCTCGATGGTGTTCCAGCAGTTCAACCTCTGGTCCCACATGACCGTGCTGCAGAACGTCACGGAGGCACCGGTCCACGTGCTCAAGCGCGACCCCGCGGAGGTGGAGGAGCGGGCGCGCCACTACCTCGACAAGGTGGGCATCGGCGACAAGGCGGATGCCTGGCCCGCGCAGCTCTCGGGCGGACAGCAGCAGCGCGCCGCGATCGCCCGCGCGCTGTGCATGGAACCCCGCGCGCTCCTGTTCGACGAGCCGACCTCGGCGCTCGACCCCGAGCTGGAGCAGGAGGTGGTGCGCGTCATCAAGGCGCTGGCCGAGGAGGGACGCACGATGCTCCTGGTCACCCACGACATGGACATGGCCCGGGACTGCTCGGACCACGTGATCTTCCTGCACAAGGGCAGGATCGAGGAGGAGGGCGCGCCCGGCGCGCTGTTCTCGCAACCACGCAGCGAAAGACTGCGGCAATTCCTCAGCGCGACCGCCGCCTGA
- a CDS encoding CAP domain-containing protein — protein MNTVIAAALAAATVLGGCASVSYSVRTVPPVGKGDVSAVRIAPARADEAERRALAMVNDRRRRAGLPPVAANRKLQAAAESHARWMARTGTMSHRGAGGSDMLTRMRAAGYRPCDANENVAYGQRTADRVVAGWTASPGHRRNILEDGMQHGAVAKVRDREGTIWWAMVLGKRCGG, from the coding sequence ATGAACACCGTGATCGCCGCGGCCCTCGCGGCCGCGACCGTCCTGGGCGGCTGCGCCAGCGTGTCCTACAGCGTCCGCACCGTGCCGCCCGTGGGCAAGGGCGACGTCTCGGCGGTCCGGATCGCGCCGGCGCGGGCCGACGAGGCCGAGCGGCGCGCGCTGGCGATGGTCAACGACCGGCGGCGGCGCGCGGGCCTTCCCCCCGTGGCGGCGAACCGGAAGCTGCAGGCGGCCGCCGAGTCCCACGCGCGGTGGATGGCGCGGACGGGCACGATGTCCCACCGCGGGGCGGGCGGATCGGACATGCTGACGCGGATGCGGGCCGCGGGCTACAGGCCCTGCGACGCCAACGAGAACGTGGCCTACGGACAGCGCACCGCGGACCGCGTGGTCGCGGGCTGGACCGCCTCGCCGGGCCACCGCCGCAACATCCTGGAGGACGGCATGCAGCACGGCGCCGTGGCGAAGGTGCGCGACCGCGAGGGCACGATCTGGTGGGCGATGGTGCTGGGCAAGCGCTGCGGCGGCTGA
- a CDS encoding TerB family tellurite resistance protein → MISDLLRRLAAPAPERLPEPDSRLALAALLVRVARTDGDYAAVERRRIDAVLARRHGLDAEGAAALRAEAEALEAEAPDTVRFTRAIKDAVDVEERTKVLEAMWAVVLADGERDDDEDALLRLVANLLGVTDRDSALARQRVERDIPG, encoded by the coding sequence ATGATCTCCGACCTCCTCCGCCGCCTCGCGGCCCCCGCGCCCGAGCGCCTGCCCGAACCCGACAGCCGCCTCGCCCTCGCCGCCCTCCTGGTGCGCGTCGCCCGCACCGACGGCGACTACGCCGCGGTGGAGCGCCGGCGCATCGACGCCGTGCTCGCCCGCCGCCACGGGCTCGACGCCGAAGGCGCCGCCGCGCTGCGCGCCGAGGCCGAGGCGCTGGAGGCCGAGGCCCCCGACACCGTGCGCTTCACCCGCGCCATCAAGGACGCCGTGGACGTCGAGGAGCGCACGAAGGTGCTCGAGGCGATGTGGGCCGTGGTGCTGGCCGACGGCGAGCGCGACGACGACGAGGACGCGCTGCTGCGCCTCGTGGCCAACCTCCTCGGCGTGACCGACCGCGACTCCGCGCTGGCGCGCCAGCGGGTCGAGCGGGACATCCCGGGGTGA
- a CDS encoding FAD-binding oxidoreductase, with translation MSWLHANGERGEYPASFYASRARPLARLAPLREDTEADLCVVGAGLTGLSAALHAAQAGRRVVVLEAHRVGWGASGRNGGQIGWGLNWDQPRLERRLGHAAARRVWDLCAEAGDLTRALIAAHAPEAGYTPGLVHADLTAAEFAEAGDMAAYLRDHYGAVNAVLDRGALADLIGSEAYAGGVLHEDGGFCNPLAYVLGLARACVAAGVTIHEGSEVHAVGPHRVRTGAATVRAGAVLHATNGYSAHAVGRLARRALPINNYIAATEPLGDAAPMRRPLAVADGRFVVNYFHQTVDGTLVYGGGESYGRRFPRDIEGRVRSNLARVYPSLRDAPLPFHWGGTLAVTATRLPYLAEISPGLFAAGGYSGHGLALSALFGKLVAEALEGERERFRAMAALPVPALPGGRWIGGLAATAGLAAAALGDRIRQR, from the coding sequence ATGAGCTGGCTGCACGCGAACGGCGAGCGGGGCGAGTACCCCGCCAGCTTCTACGCGTCGCGCGCCCGCCCCCTCGCCCGCCTCGCGCCCCTGCGCGAGGACACGGAGGCGGACCTCTGCGTGGTGGGCGCGGGGCTGACCGGCCTCTCGGCGGCGCTCCACGCGGCGCAGGCGGGACGCCGCGTCGTGGTGCTCGAGGCGCACCGCGTCGGCTGGGGCGCCTCGGGGCGCAACGGCGGACAGATCGGCTGGGGCCTCAACTGGGACCAGCCCCGGCTCGAGCGGCGGCTGGGGCACGCCGCCGCCCGCCGGGTCTGGGATCTCTGCGCCGAGGCCGGCGACCTCACCCGCGCGCTGATCGCCGCCCACGCCCCCGAGGCCGGCTACACCCCCGGCCTCGTCCACGCCGACCTCACCGCCGCCGAGTTCGCCGAGGCCGGCGACATGGCCGCCTACCTGCGCGACCACTACGGCGCCGTGAACGCCGTCCTGGACCGGGGCGCCCTCGCCGACCTGATCGGCTCGGAGGCCTACGCGGGCGGCGTGCTCCACGAGGACGGGGGCTTCTGCAACCCGCTCGCCTACGTGCTCGGCCTCGCGCGGGCCTGCGTGGCGGCGGGCGTCACGATCCACGAAGGCTCCGAGGTCCACGCCGTCGGCCCCCACCGCGTGCGCACCGGCGCGGCCACGGTGCGCGCGGGCGCGGTGCTCCACGCCACCAACGGCTACAGCGCCCACGCCGTGGGCCGCCTCGCCCGGCGCGCGCTGCCCATCAACAACTACATCGCCGCCACCGAGCCGCTCGGGGATGCGGCCCCCATGCGCCGCCCCCTCGCCGTGGCCGACGGGCGCTTCGTGGTGAACTATTTCCACCAGACCGTCGACGGCACGCTCGTCTACGGCGGCGGCGAGAGCTACGGCCGCCGCTTCCCGCGCGACATCGAGGGGCGCGTGCGCTCGAACCTCGCGCGGGTCTATCCCAGCTTGCGGGACGCGCCCCTGCCCTTCCACTGGGGCGGCACCCTCGCGGTCACCGCGACGCGCCTGCCCTACCTCGCCGAGATCTCGCCCGGCCTCTTCGCGGCGGGCGGCTACTCGGGCCACGGGCTGGCCCTGTCGGCCCTCTTCGGCAAGCTCGTCGCCGAGGCGCTGGAGGGCGAACGCGAGCGTTTCCGCGCCATGGCCGCCCTGCCCGTGCCCGCCCTGCCCGGCGGGCGCTGGATCGGCGGGCTCGCCGCCACCGCGGGGCTGGCCGCCGCGGCCCTGGGCGACCGCATCCGCCAGCGCTAG
- a CDS encoding PhnD/SsuA/transferrin family substrate-binding protein, with translation MIAALPWYPAARPVLERLWRAARAHLGFGPESLSWPADCARHWQRPDILLTQTCAPVWRRHLVGRLHVVGALDFGVAAPGLYRSALVARLDDPRPVAALARAAVNDWESQSGWGALGGLPLRAAFATGSHEASMRAVAAGEADVAAIDAVSWRLAPHPRLAVRAWTAPTPAPPLLTGDPALVAPLRAALRAALADLAASDRRRTGLRGLAEVDAAFTAASPPLPAPFGCKSAADAA, from the coding sequence GTGATCGCCGCCCTGCCCTGGTATCCCGCCGCCCGCCCCGTGCTGGAGCGGCTGTGGCGGGCGGCCCGGGCGCACCTGGGCTTCGGCCCCGAGTCGCTGTCCTGGCCCGCCGACTGCGCGCGCCACTGGCAGCGGCCCGACATCCTCTTGACCCAGACTTGCGCGCCGGTCTGGCGCCGCCACCTCGTGGGCCGCCTCCACGTGGTCGGTGCCCTCGACTTCGGCGTGGCCGCGCCGGGCCTCTACCGCTCGGCGCTGGTCGCGCGCCTGGATGACCCGCGCCCCGTCGCGGCCCTCGCCCGCGCCGCGGTGAACGACTGGGAGAGCCAGTCGGGCTGGGGCGCGCTCGGCGGCCTGCCGCTCCGCGCCGCCTTCGCCACCGGCAGCCACGAGGCCTCCATGCGCGCCGTGGCGGCCGGCGAGGCCGACGTGGCCGCCATCGATGCGGTGTCCTGGCGCCTCGCGCCGCACCCCCGCCTCGCGGTGCGGGCGTGGACCGCTCCCACCCCGGCACCGCCCCTCCTCACGGGCGATCCGGCGCTGGTGGCGCCGCTGCGCGCGGCCCTCCGCGCGGCGCTGGCGGACCTCGCGGCGTCCGACCGCCGCCGCACCGGCCTGCGCGGGCTGGCGGAGGTTGACGCAGCGTTCACCGCCGCCTCGCCGCCCCTCCCCGCCCCGTTCGGTTGCAAATCCGCGGCGGATGCGGCGTAA
- a CDS encoding transporter substrate-binding domain-containing protein, with protein MKNLIVAAAALAVTTGAALADAHSVVRMGTEGAYPPYNFLNDAGEVDGFEREVGDELCARAELTCEWVTNEWDSIIPNLTSGNYDTIIAGMSITDERDEVIDFTQNYFPPAASAYVAMDEGADLSGGVVAAQTNTIQAGHVAESGATLLEFATYDETVAAVRNGEADAVFADKDALAPTVEESGGELMFVGDDVPLGGGIGLGLRESDSELREKFDAAIQSMKDDGTLNELIVKWFGEDAKTFD; from the coding sequence ATGAAGAACCTGATCGTCGCCGCGGCCGCCCTGGCCGTCACCACCGGCGCCGCCCTAGCCGACGCCCACTCGGTGGTCCGCATGGGCACCGAGGGCGCCTACCCTCCGTACAACTTCCTCAATGACGCAGGCGAGGTCGACGGCTTCGAGCGCGAGGTCGGCGACGAGTTGTGCGCCCGCGCCGAACTGACCTGCGAGTGGGTCACCAACGAGTGGGACTCGATCATCCCGAACCTCACCTCGGGCAACTACGACACGATCATCGCCGGCATGTCGATCACCGACGAGCGCGACGAGGTGATCGACTTCACCCAGAACTACTTCCCGCCCGCCGCCTCGGCCTACGTCGCCATGGACGAGGGCGCGGACCTCTCGGGCGGCGTGGTCGCGGCGCAGACCAACACCATCCAGGCCGGCCACGTAGCCGAGTCGGGCGCCACCCTCCTGGAGTTCGCCACCTACGACGAGACGGTCGCGGCCGTGCGCAACGGAGAGGCCGATGCGGTGTTCGCCGACAAGGACGCGCTGGCGCCCACGGTCGAGGAGTCGGGCGGCGAGCTGATGTTCGTGGGCGACGACGTTCCCCTGGGCGGCGGCATCGGCCTCGGCCTGCGCGAGAGCGACTCGGAACTGCGCGAAAAGTTCGACGCCGCGATCCAGTCGATGAAGGACGACGGCACGCTCAACGAGCTGATCGTGAAGTGGTTCGGCGAGGACGCCAAGACCTTCGACTGA
- a CDS encoding type 1 glutamine amidotransferase, with protein MRIGILEAGHAPDAVQPQHGDFAQMFERLLAGQGFAFQRYDVEGMELPAGPTECDGWLITGSKHGAYEDHPFIPPLEALIRGVVEADVPVVGICFGHQIVAQALGGRVEKVAHGWAIGKQTYETRDGPLRLNAWHQDQVVELPEGAEVLGGNAHCPTAFLGYGRAAWTTQPHPEFGDALIGAYVDARAGTGTYPDELMDAARRTAAAGEGTDAPRVARAIAAFFRDRSLHAAL; from the coding sequence ATGCGCATCGGCATCCTCGAGGCCGGCCACGCACCCGACGCCGTGCAGCCCCAGCACGGCGACTTCGCCCAGATGTTCGAGCGCCTGCTCGCCGGCCAAGGCTTCGCGTTCCAGCGCTACGACGTGGAGGGCATGGAGCTGCCCGCGGGCCCCACCGAATGCGACGGCTGGCTCATCACCGGTTCGAAGCACGGCGCCTACGAGGACCATCCCTTCATCCCGCCCCTGGAAGCGCTGATCCGGGGCGTGGTGGAGGCGGACGTGCCCGTGGTGGGCATCTGCTTCGGCCACCAGATCGTCGCCCAGGCCTTGGGCGGGCGGGTCGAGAAGGTCGCCCACGGCTGGGCCATCGGCAAGCAGACCTACGAGACCCGCGACGGCCCCCTGCGCCTCAACGCTTGGCACCAGGACCAGGTGGTGGAGCTGCCCGAGGGCGCCGAGGTGCTGGGCGGCAACGCCCACTGCCCCACCGCCTTCCTGGGCTACGGCCGTGCCGCCTGGACCACGCAGCCCCACCCCGAGTTCGGCGACGCCCTGATCGGCGCCTACGTGGACGCGCGCGCCGGCACCGGCACCTACCCCGACGAGCTGATGGACGCCGCCCGGCGCACCGCCGCCGCCGGCGAGGGCACCGACGCCCCCCGGGTGGCGCGCGCCATCGCCGCGTTCTTCCGCGACAGGTCGCTCCATGCCGCACTCTGA
- a CDS encoding glutamine synthetase family protein, with the protein MPHSDWLEHAPQHARDYVDGRRLDEVECVVADLSGIARGKAMPAAKFATQPYFYLPNSIFQQTITGDWADDGDAAFTEPDMILRPDWAATRAAPWTADWTVQVIHDMFDQSGEPVPAAPRNVLKRVVGLYEARGWKPVVAPEMEFYLVARNIDPAKPVEPPMGRSGRRAAGRQAYSMSAIDEYGRVIDDIYDFAEAMGLEIDGILQEGGSGQVELNLRHGDPVRLADEIFCYKRMIREAALRHDCYATFMAKPIQDEPGSAMHIHHSVVDIATGRNIFVDEKGLETERFLHFIGGMQRHLPEVIALLAPYVNSYRRYVPDFAAPINLEWGRDNRTTGLRVPVSEPFARRVENRIAGMDCNPYLGIAASLACGYLGLVNRIDPAPQFTGDAYESQEGIPRDLSEALDRFEAASEIHEVLHPRFASIYAAVKRLEYGAFLQVISPWEREHLLLNV; encoded by the coding sequence ATGCCGCACTCTGACTGGCTGGAGCACGCCCCCCAGCACGCCCGCGACTACGTGGACGGGCGCCGCCTCGACGAGGTGGAGTGCGTGGTGGCCGACCTCTCGGGCATCGCCCGCGGCAAGGCCATGCCGGCCGCCAAGTTCGCCACGCAGCCCTACTTCTACCTGCCCAACTCGATCTTCCAGCAGACCATCACCGGGGACTGGGCCGACGACGGCGACGCCGCCTTCACCGAGCCCGACATGATCCTGCGCCCCGACTGGGCCGCCACCCGCGCCGCCCCCTGGACCGCCGACTGGACCGTGCAGGTCATCCACGACATGTTCGACCAGTCCGGCGAGCCCGTGCCCGCCGCCCCCCGCAACGTGCTCAAGCGCGTGGTCGGCCTCTACGAGGCGCGCGGCTGGAAGCCCGTGGTGGCGCCCGAGATGGAATTCTACCTCGTGGCCCGCAACATCGACCCTGCCAAGCCGGTCGAGCCGCCCATGGGCCGCTCGGGGCGGAGGGCCGCGGGGCGGCAGGCCTACTCGATGTCCGCGATCGACGAGTACGGCCGCGTGATCGACGACATCTACGACTTCGCCGAGGCCATGGGCCTGGAGATCGACGGCATCCTGCAGGAGGGCGGCTCGGGCCAGGTCGAGCTGAACCTGCGCCACGGCGACCCGGTGCGCCTAGCCGACGAGATCTTCTGCTACAAGCGCATGATCCGCGAGGCCGCGCTGCGCCACGACTGCTACGCGACCTTCATGGCCAAGCCGATCCAGGACGAGCCGGGCTCGGCCATGCACATCCACCACTCGGTCGTCGACATCGCCACGGGCCGCAACATCTTCGTGGACGAGAAGGGCCTCGAGACCGAGCGCTTCCTCCACTTCATCGGCGGCATGCAGCGGCACCTTCCGGAGGTGATCGCCCTCCTCGCCCCTTACGTGAACAGCTACCGCCGCTACGTCCCGGACTTCGCGGCGCCCATCAACCTCGAATGGGGCCGCGACAACCGAACCACCGGCCTGCGCGTGCCGGTGTCCGAGCCCTTCGCGCGCCGCGTCGAGAACCGCATCGCCGGCATGGACTGCAACCCCTACCTCGGCATCGCCGCCTCGCTCGCCTGCGGCTACCTCGGCCTCGTGAACCGCATCGACCCCGCGCCCCAGTTCACGGGCGACGCCTACGAGAGCCAGGAGGGCATCCCCCGCGACCTGTCCGAGGCACTCGACCGCTTCGAGGCCGCGAGCGAGATCCACGAGGTGCTACACCCCCGCTTCGCCTCGATCTACGCCGCCGTGAAGCGGCTGGAATACGGGGCCTTCCTGCAGGTCATCTCGCCCTGGGAGCGCGAGCACCTGCTCCTGAACGTATGA
- a CDS encoding glutamine synthetase family protein, with amino-acid sequence MSWLEANPAIHSVRAVACDLNAQARGKRIPRRYAGKLETEGTRMPFSVLNLDIWGEDVEDSPLVFETGDPDGVLLPTDRGYVPMPWLETPTALLQHWMFHDDGRPFAGDPRHALASVLERYRARGLTPVVATELEFYLIDDSTQVLRQPPSPRSGKRRLGAETLALRQLDSFDRFFTGVYDACEAMDIPADTAISEAGLGQFEINMMHQADALKAADDAWLFKLLLHGLARAHRFAASFMAKPYPDYAGNGFHVHFSVLDAEGRNVFDDGGPHGTDALRHAVAGCLAAAPATTLCFAPHANSYARLVPEAHAPTGLAWAYDNRTTAVRIPSGPPAARRIEHRVAGGDINPYLALAAILGAALRGIEDAAEPPPPVRGNAYAMDLPQIPATWEEAIDRFEADPWTARILPGALIDNLVRTKRQELRDIAELDAAQRTELYLDVV; translated from the coding sequence ATGAGCTGGCTCGAGGCGAACCCCGCGATCCACTCCGTGCGCGCGGTCGCCTGCGACCTGAACGCCCAGGCCCGCGGCAAGCGCATCCCCCGCCGCTACGCCGGCAAGCTGGAGACCGAGGGCACGCGCATGCCCTTCTCGGTCCTGAACCTCGACATCTGGGGCGAGGACGTCGAGGACTCGCCGCTCGTGTTCGAGACCGGCGACCCCGACGGCGTGCTGCTGCCCACGGATCGGGGCTACGTGCCGATGCCTTGGCTGGAGACGCCAACCGCGCTCCTGCAGCACTGGATGTTCCATGACGACGGCCGCCCCTTCGCGGGCGACCCGCGCCACGCCTTGGCCTCGGTGCTGGAGCGCTACCGCGCGCGCGGCCTCACCCCCGTGGTGGCGACGGAGCTGGAGTTCTACCTGATCGACGACTCCACGCAGGTGCTGCGCCAGCCCCCCTCGCCCCGCTCCGGCAAGCGGCGGCTCGGGGCCGAGACGCTGGCCCTGCGCCAGCTCGACAGCTTCGACCGCTTCTTCACCGGCGTCTACGATGCCTGCGAAGCCATGGACATCCCGGCCGACACCGCGATCTCCGAGGCCGGGCTGGGGCAGTTCGAGATCAACATGATGCATCAGGCGGACGCCCTGAAGGCCGCGGACGACGCTTGGCTGTTCAAGCTGCTCCTGCACGGTCTGGCCCGCGCCCACCGCTTCGCCGCTTCGTTCATGGCCAAGCCCTACCCGGACTACGCGGGCAACGGCTTCCACGTGCACTTCTCGGTGCTGGACGCCGAGGGCCGCAACGTGTTCGACGACGGCGGCCCCCACGGCACCGATGCCTTGCGCCACGCGGTCGCCGGCTGCCTGGCCGCCGCTCCCGCCACCACCCTCTGCTTCGCGCCCCACGCCAACAGCTACGCGCGGCTGGTGCCCGAGGCCCACGCCCCCACCGGCCTCGCCTGGGCCTACGACAACCGCACCACCGCCGTGCGCATCCCCTCGGGCCCGCCGGCCGCGCGCCGCATCGAGCACCGCGTCGCGGGCGGCGACATCAACCCCTACCTCGCGCTCGCGGCGATCCTGGGCGCGGCCCTCCGTGGCATTGAGGACGCCGCAGAGCCGCCGCCGCCCGTGCGGGGCAACGCCTACGCCATGGACCTGCCGCAGATCCCCGCCACCTGGGAGGAGGCCATCGACCGCTTCGAGGCCGACCCCTGGACCGCGCGCATCCTGCCCGGCGCGCTGATCGACAACCTCGTGCGCACCAAGCGCCAGGAGCTGCGAGACATCGCGGAGCTGGACGCCGCCCAGCGCACCGAGCTGTATCTCGACGTGGTCTGA